The Oncorhynchus tshawytscha isolate Ot180627B linkage group LG05, Otsh_v2.0, whole genome shotgun sequence genome includes a window with the following:
- the LOC112251819 gene encoding dolichyl-diphosphooligosaccharide--protein glycosyltransferase subunit DAD1 — translation MSNSVISVISRFLEEYRTKTSNKLKVVDAYLFYILLTGALQFLYCLLVGTFPFNSFLAGFISCVGAFILGVCLRIQINPDNKGDFLSISQERAFADFLLAHTVLHLVVINFIG, via the exons ATGTCTAACTCGGTCATTTCAGTTATTTCTCGATTCTTGGAGGAATACAGGACCAAAACATCGAATAAATTGAAAGTGGTCGACGCCTACCTTTTCTACATCTTGTTAACTGGTGCATTGCAGTTTCTGTACTGCTTGCTGGTTGGCACCTTCCCATTCAACAGCTTTCTGGCCGGGTTCATATCTTGTGTTGGAGCCTTCATCCTGGGAG TCTGCCTGCGTATCCAGATCAATCCAGATAACAAAGGAGACTTCCTGTCCATATCCCAGGAGAGGGCCTTTGCCGATTTCTTATTAGCCCACACTGTCCTGCACCTCGTGGTCATTAATTTTATTGGTTGA